In a single window of the Acetivibrio clariflavus DSM 19732 genome:
- a CDS encoding Coenzyme F420 hydrogenase/dehydrogenase, beta subunit C-terminal domain, protein MHKIVLYEDKKDCCACSACMNICPKSAINMVEDEYGFLYPEINEGLCVRCGACLKVCGFQNSELNSVPMNTYVAVSKNTDILKSASGGVFASLADAVLRDGGIVYGASMEYIDSKLVPMHISVEKKDELLKLQGSKYVQSSIGMIYSEIKKHLKSGRQVLFSGTPCQVDGLKFFLKEPYENLLLVDIICHGVPSSKFFQAYIEYIEEKKKCKVIDYKFRDKTIGWGLTGKITLENKDGKIKHKIFHCQESSYYTFFLKSYTYRECCYYCKYASPNRTGDITIGDYWGIEKEHPDLLHLNPRVIDKSKGVSCLIVNTLKGKKGLKKYGSGLQLWESSFEKVAKKNKQLNYPSNLDEKKRNLILNLFKDKGYFAVDKLFYKEAGIHIYKAKIKKIIKKFIKR, encoded by the coding sequence GTGCATAAAATAGTTCTTTATGAAGATAAGAAAGACTGTTGCGCTTGTAGTGCATGTATGAACATATGTCCAAAAAGCGCAATTAATATGGTAGAAGATGAATATGGTTTTTTATATCCAGAGATAAATGAAGGGCTTTGTGTTAGATGCGGTGCATGTTTAAAAGTGTGTGGATTTCAGAATAGTGAACTAAATAGTGTACCAATGAATACTTATGTAGCGGTAAGTAAAAATACTGATATTTTAAAGTCAGCGTCTGGAGGAGTATTTGCAAGTTTAGCAGATGCTGTTTTACGAGATGGTGGAATTGTATATGGTGCTTCTATGGAATATATAGATTCAAAGTTGGTGCCTATGCATATATCTGTAGAGAAGAAAGATGAGTTGCTAAAGTTACAGGGATCTAAGTATGTTCAGAGTAGTATAGGCATGATTTATTCAGAAATAAAGAAACATTTGAAGAGCGGTCGGCAGGTTTTATTTTCTGGTACACCATGCCAAGTAGATGGATTGAAATTTTTTTTAAAAGAACCATACGAGAACTTATTATTAGTAGATATAATTTGTCATGGCGTTCCAAGTTCAAAATTTTTTCAAGCATATATAGAATATATTGAAGAAAAGAAAAAATGTAAAGTTATTGATTATAAATTTAGAGATAAAACAATTGGGTGGGGACTCACGGGAAAAATAACGCTAGAAAACAAAGATGGAAAAATAAAACACAAAATATTTCATTGTCAAGAATCATCTTACTATACATTTTTTTTAAAAAGCTATACTTATCGTGAATGTTGTTATTACTGTAAGTATGCAAGTCCGAATAGAACAGGTGATATTACTATTGGGGATTATTGGGGGATAGAAAAAGAACATCCGGATTTATTACATTTAAATCCTAGAGTGATAGATAAATCTAAAGGAGTATCGTGTTTGATAGTAAATACATTAAAAGGAAAAAAAGGTTTAAAAAAATATGGTTCTGGTCTTCAGCTTTGGGAATCAAGCTTTGAAAAGGTTGCAAAAAAGAATAAGCAGCTAAATTACCCAAGTAATTTGGACGAAAAAAAGAGAAATTTAATTTTAAATTTATTTAAAGATAAAGGTTATTTTGCTGTAGACAAGTTGTTTTATAAGGAAGCAGGTATACATATATATAAGGCGAAAATTAAGAAAATAATAAAAAAGTTTATTAAAAGGTAA
- a CDS encoding polysaccharide pyruvyl transferase family protein, which translates to MANKKIAIITMHNVKNYGSALQTLATQKKFESLGYIVEIIDFVRPDLSEKNILNTYTMKDSGIKKKIKQLIYIPTMKRWNKVFNSFLKENINLSEHTYYTSEDFEKYPIKADVFCTGSDQVWNSKWNKGFIPQYFLDFAPENSLKISYASSFGKDKLDDWEKDMTKKLLERYSAISVREISGLDILSDLGISFGKFIIDPTLAMPYEFWKQYIKPVKIKEPYLLVYQLNTNKQFDNYVKKLSKRKGLKLVRFCRRYDQVFQSGKSLLIPEVTDFISYIANAELVVTDSFHATAFSANLNTNFIAIYPPEFSGRLSSFLSLVKLESRKLESFEDFDIADKKIDFSEVNKILEREREKVDNYLKEALMSLKENRSAYI; encoded by the coding sequence ATGGCTAATAAAAAAATTGCAATTATAACAATGCATAATGTTAAAAACTATGGTTCTGCATTACAAACTTTAGCAACTCAAAAAAAGTTTGAATCATTAGGTTATATTGTGGAAATTATTGATTTTGTACGACCAGATTTATCAGAAAAAAATATACTGAATACATATACAATGAAAGATTCCGGAATAAAAAAGAAAATAAAGCAATTAATTTATATACCTACAATGAAGAGATGGAATAAAGTTTTTAACTCATTTTTAAAAGAAAACATTAATTTATCTGAACACACATATTACACTAGCGAGGATTTTGAAAAATATCCGATTAAAGCTGATGTATTTTGTACTGGTAGCGATCAAGTATGGAATAGTAAATGGAATAAGGGATTTATTCCTCAATATTTTTTGGATTTTGCCCCAGAAAACTCGTTGAAAATATCATATGCATCGAGTTTTGGGAAGGATAAGCTGGATGATTGGGAAAAAGATATGACTAAAAAATTATTGGAGAGATATTCTGCAATTTCAGTTAGAGAAATAAGTGGATTAGATATATTATCAGATTTAGGTATTTCATTTGGAAAATTTATAATAGATCCTACTCTAGCTATGCCATATGAGTTTTGGAAACAATACATAAAGCCTGTTAAAATTAAGGAACCTTATTTGCTTGTCTATCAATTGAATACTAATAAACAGTTTGATAATTATGTGAAGAAATTATCAAAAAGAAAAGGTCTCAAATTAGTGAGATTTTGTAGAAGGTATGACCAAGTGTTTCAAAGCGGAAAATCGCTGTTAATACCAGAAGTTACAGACTTTATTTCATATATAGCAAATGCTGAGCTAGTTGTAACTGATTCTTTCCATGCAACAGCTTTTTCAGCAAATCTAAATACAAATTTCATTGCTATATATCCACCGGAATTCAGTGGACGATTATCAAGTTTTTTATCTTTAGTGAAGCTTGAGTCTAGAAAGTTAGAATCATTTGAAGATTTTGATATTGCAGATAAAAAAATTGATTTTTCTGAAGTAAATAAGATATTAGAGAGAGAACGAGAAAAAGTTGACAATTATTTGAAAGAAGCTTTAATGAGTTTAAAAGAGAATAGAAGTGCTTATATTTGA